One Cryptomeria japonica chromosome 9, Sugi_1.0, whole genome shotgun sequence genomic window carries:
- the LOC131072539 gene encoding uncharacterized protein LOC131072539, whose amino-acid sequence MGYIYEGMDRAKEAIRFIYGADESKYGPIWEIIDRRWHHQLHRPIHAAAYYLNPAFHFIPSFKANVEVLNGLYAIMEKMGPAGTSQIDLFRELQVFSDAQGETFSRPVAKDGRTTMMPDHWWNFFGPETPNIQKLAIRILSQPCSASGCERNWSMFEHIHSKRHNRLSVEKMNDLVFVHYNLCLRMRKNAIVDMSPIILDEVDLEVEWANENQTAPGTPTAVFSDDDIDWIDQVDIEAEAVAMAEEE is encoded by the exons ATGGgttatatatatgagggcatggatagggcgaaggaggccatcagattcatctatggagcagatgagagcaagtatggtcccatttgggagatcattgataggagatggcatcatcagcttcataggcccatccatgcggcagcctattatctgaatccggcattccattttatcccttctttcaaggctaatgtggaggtccttaatgggctatatgcaatcatggagaagatgggacctgctggtacttctcaaatagacctttttcgagagctacaggtgttctcagatgcacaaggggagaccttctctcgtcctgtcgccaaagacggtaggacaactatgatgccag atcattggtggaacttttttggcccagagacaccaaatattcagaagttggccattcgcatcttgagccaaccatgcagcgcatcaggttgtgagcgcaattggagtatgtttgagcacatacactccaagaggcacaatagattatctgtggagaagatgaatgatctcgtctttgttcactacaacctctgcctgagaatgagaaagaatgcaatagttgacatgtctcctatcattctagatgaggttgatcttgaagtagagtgggccaatgagaatcagacagctcctgggactcctacagctgtatttagtgatgatgacattgattggatcgaccaggtagatatagaggctgaggctgtagccatggcagaggaggagtag